The region ATATTAATTGTGAATTGATAATGGCTAATTGATAATTGTCAATTGACTATATTTGGACTTGTGGGTAACGATAAGCTCTCAAGAGGGGAACAACCCCCTAACCCCCTTTGTTAAGGGGGAATATGCGGGCGGGATGCTGAAGTCGAGCAACGCAGGCTAAAGCCTGTGGCTGCCAGCCTTCCCGAGTCCCGAACCCCGAGTCCCGAGTCCCGATTTTCAGGCGAAAGGAGGTAAAAACCAATGAGTGTTAGTTATAAAGAACTTGGGTTGGTAACAACCAGAGAAATGTTTAAGGTGGCGATAGAGAAAGGTTTTGCTGTGCCAGGATATAATTTCAATAATATGGAGCAATTGCAAGCGGTCATTCGTGGGTGTGTTGAGACGGATTCACCAGTCATTTTGCAGGTATCCAAAGGTGCCCGTGAATATGCTAATTCAACTTTACTCCGTTATATGGCTCTGGGAGTGGTCGAGATGGTTAAGGAGGGTGGCAATGAAATCCCAATTACCTTACATCTTGACCATGGTGATACCTTTGAGCTGTGTAAATCTTGTATTGATACTGGATTTAGTTCAGTAATGATTGATGGCTCACATCATCCTTATGAACAAAATATCGCTTTGACCAGGCAGGTCGTAGAATATGCCCACTCTAAAGATGTGGTAGTTGAAGGTGAACTTGGAATTTTAGCCGGGATTGAAGAAGAAGTAAAGGCAGAAAAAACTACCTATACCCATCCTGAACAAGTAGAAGATTTTGTTTCTCGGACTGGTGTTGATTCTCTGGCTATTGCTATTGGGACAAGTCACGGGGCATATAAATTCAAACCCAAACCTGGTGAATCGATACCACCTTTACGATTTGATATACTTGAAGAGGTTGAAAAGCGATTGCCTGGTTTTCCAATCGTTTTACACGGTGCCAGCTCTGTCTTACAAAAGTATGTGGAGATAGTTAATCAATATGGTGGTAACCTATCTGGGGCTATTGGTGTCCCGGAAGACCAATTACGCCGAGCCGCTAAAAGTGCGGTCTGTAAAATCAATATCGATACGGATGGACGGCTTGTCGTCACGGCG is a window of bacterium DNA encoding:
- a CDS encoding class II fructose-bisphosphate aldolase produces the protein MSVSYKELGLVTTREMFKVAIEKGFAVPGYNFNNMEQLQAVIRGCVETDSPVILQVSKGAREYANSTLLRYMALGVVEMVKEGGNEIPITLHLDHGDTFELCKSCIDTGFSSVMIDGSHHPYEQNIALTRQVVEYAHSKDVVVEGELGILAGIEEEVKAEKTTYTHPEQVEDFVSRTGVDSLAIAIGTSHGAYKFKPKPGESIPPLRFDILEEVEKRLPGFPIVLHGASSVLQKYVEIVNQYGGNLSGAIGVPEDQLRRAAKSAVCKINIDTDGRLVVTAMVRKILAENPKEFDPRKYLGPAREELVEMIKRKNIEVLGSNGHSKEILKAIRGE